A genomic region of Trichothermofontia sichuanensis B231 contains the following coding sequences:
- a CDS encoding Npun_F0813 family protein codes for MFILKRQDVEITSVQPPKQERPIPILKYQGQVFRLVKVFPANQAEEAKEVWRKFTDEQGKACVLLEEPDRYSIWGRVRPEQLTEEAEGEDGTTLITQACLLLLQAVYVDIEDLLGARQAGAFQKELGDVLKQWRFPQADTPSAVTALLTTIDPLVPEQMPPWQEHHQTKLLEELYRIARSYFGNESFTERAVDTLQDLSKADRAQFIQWLSPPLAKLWAIS; via the coding sequence ATGTTTATTCTCAAGCGGCAAGACGTTGAAATTACTTCGGTTCAGCCTCCCAAGCAAGAGCGACCGATCCCGATCTTGAAGTATCAGGGCCAGGTGTTTCGGTTAGTAAAAGTGTTTCCCGCCAATCAGGCTGAGGAAGCCAAGGAGGTTTGGCGTAAGTTCACCGATGAACAAGGTAAAGCATGTGTGTTATTGGAGGAACCCGATCGCTACAGTATTTGGGGCCGAGTGCGCCCAGAGCAACTGACGGAAGAGGCCGAAGGAGAAGATGGGACTACCCTGATCACGCAAGCCTGTTTATTGCTTCTGCAAGCTGTCTACGTGGATATTGAAGATCTCCTCGGCGCACGACAGGCAGGTGCTTTCCAGAAGGAGTTGGGGGATGTCCTGAAGCAGTGGCGCTTTCCCCAGGCCGATACCCCCAGTGCGGTCACCGCCCTGCTGACGACGATCGATCCCCTCGTCCCCGAACAAATGCCCCCCTGGCAAGAGCACCATCAGACTAAATTACTGGAAGAGTTGTACCGGATTGCCCGCTCCTATTTCGGCAACGAAAGCTTTACGGAACGGGCAGTGGATACGTTGCAAGATCTGTCTAAGGCCGATCGTGCCCAATTC